The following coding sequences lie in one Flavobacterium cyclinae genomic window:
- a CDS encoding response regulator transcription factor, giving the protein MSNKIKIIIADDEELFRKGIYFLLQREPNFEVIFEASNGAELVEHLKTTSELPQIIMMDLKMPLINGVEATKIIHKDFPNIRIIALTSYNTKSFIANMIKVGAASYLVKNASPKDMIKTVNEVAQKGFYYNELVMEVIHQNMISTVSSKTVLDEDFLTEREKEVLELICKQHNSTEIAEMMNLSVRTVDGHRNNLLTKTNSKNVAGLVIFAIQNKIITLDN; this is encoded by the coding sequence ATGAGCAACAAAATCAAAATTATTATTGCAGACGATGAAGAATTATTTAGAAAAGGAATCTATTTTCTACTTCAACGCGAGCCTAATTTTGAAGTTATTTTCGAAGCTTCAAACGGAGCTGAATTAGTAGAACATTTAAAAACAACTTCAGAACTTCCTCAAATTATTATGATGGATTTGAAAATGCCATTGATAAATGGTGTGGAAGCAACTAAAATAATTCATAAAGACTTTCCTAATATTAGAATTATTGCCTTAACCAGTTATAATACCAAATCATTTATTGCCAACATGATAAAAGTGGGTGCAGCTTCATATTTAGTTAAAAATGCATCTCCAAAAGACATGATAAAAACTGTAAATGAAGTTGCTCAAAAAGGATTTTATTATAATGAATTGGTTATGGAAGTAATTCATCAAAACATGATATCTACGGTATCATCAAAAACAGTATTAGATGAAGATTTCTTAACAGAAAGAGAAAAGGAAGTATTGGAATTAATATGTAAGCAACACAATTCAACTGAAATAGCTGAAATGATGAACTTAAGCGTTAGAACAGTTGATGGTCACAGAAATAATCTTTTAACAAAAACCAATTCTAAAAATGTAGCAGGATTGGTCATATTTGCTATTCAAAATAAAATCATTACTCTGGATAACTAA
- a CDS encoding LptF/LptG family permease produces MKIIDTYILKRYLVTFSVMLLMFIPIGITIDVSEKVNKMIEKKIPLKDILIYYGDFTIYFANLLFPIFLFLSIIWFTSKLANNTEIIAILSSGISFGRFLRPFIYGAVIVSIFALLMGFFLVPKASKGFNDFRYQNLKGNSQTRETSDIFRQIKKDGKLEENIYVSNYNYISQTGFNFTYEKIIDNKLIEKVTASRIKYNEKTKEYTLYTYNKRIVGTDNDNIESKEKLNLKYNFKPDDLTPVIYVAETMTIGQLNSFINNERERGNSNLNTYLVVFYKKFSLPISAFILTIIAVAVSSMKRRGGMGINLAIGIVIAFTFIFFDKVFGTLAEKSSIPPFIAVWFPNVVFGILAAYLLRNAKR; encoded by the coding sequence ATGAAAATAATAGATACTTACATTTTAAAACGATATTTAGTTACTTTTTCGGTAATGCTACTTATGTTTATTCCTATTGGGATAACCATTGACGTATCGGAAAAGGTAAATAAAATGATTGAGAAGAAAATTCCATTAAAGGATATCTTAATCTATTATGGCGATTTTACTATTTATTTTGCCAATCTATTATTCCCTATATTTTTATTTTTATCTATTATTTGGTTTACCTCCAAACTAGCAAATAACACTGAAATTATTGCTATTTTAAGTTCGGGAATTTCATTTGGTAGGTTTTTACGTCCTTTTATTTATGGTGCTGTAATTGTATCCATTTTTGCTTTGTTAATGGGTTTTTTCTTAGTGCCAAAAGCCAGTAAAGGATTTAATGATTTTAGATATCAAAACTTAAAAGGAAATTCGCAAACTCGAGAGACTTCCGATATTTTCAGACAAATTAAAAAAGATGGAAAATTAGAAGAAAATATATATGTGAGTAATTACAACTATATTTCTCAAACCGGATTTAATTTTACTTATGAGAAAATAATTGATAATAAATTAATTGAAAAAGTTACTGCTAGTAGAATTAAATACAATGAAAAAACCAAAGAATACACTTTGTATACCTATAACAAAAGAATAGTAGGAACAGATAACGATAATATTGAAAGCAAGGAAAAGTTAAATTTAAAATACAACTTTAAACCTGATGATTTAACGCCAGTTATTTATGTTGCAGAAACTATGACAATTGGGCAATTAAATTCATTTATCAATAATGAAAGAGAACGTGGAAATAGCAATTTGAATACCTATTTAGTTGTTTTTTACAAGAAGTTTAGTTTGCCAATTTCTGCCTTTATATTAACGATTATAGCGGTAGCAGTTTCTTCCATGAAACGAAGAGGAGGAATGGGAATCAATTTAGCAATAGGAATAGTTATTGCATTTACCTTTATTTTCTTTGATAAAGTTTTTGGAACACTAGCGGAAAAATCAAGTATTCCACCTTTTATTGCTGTTTGGTTTCCAAATGTAGTTTTTGGAATATTAGCAGCTTATTTACTTCGCAATGCAAAACGATAA
- the rlmF gene encoding 23S rRNA (adenine(1618)-N(6))-methyltransferase RlmF, with product MNTTKTITGFHPKNKHHGKYDFKTLIAANPDLAPFVAVNEFGTETIDFANPDAVKMLNKALLLQYYGLKNWDIPKGFLCPPIPGRAEYIHQVADILEDTYGTLQTNHKIRILDVGIGANCIYPIIGVSEYDWRFVGSEVDKQAFEAAQENINSNQKLKENVTLRLQTSKRNIFKNIILPEDKFDMTICNPPFHSSKEEANKGTIRKNKNLGIEDSKKPTLNFGGVNSELWCEGGELTFISNMIYESVHFKAQVKWFSSLVSKKDNLKPLLSHLKKVKATYQITEMKHGNKVSRILFWTFKE from the coding sequence TTGAATACTACCAAAACCATCACTGGATTTCATCCGAAAAACAAGCACCACGGCAAATACGATTTCAAAACTTTAATTGCGGCTAATCCTGATTTAGCACCATTTGTTGCGGTAAATGAATTTGGCACCGAAACGATTGATTTTGCGAATCCTGATGCGGTGAAAATGTTGAACAAAGCGTTGTTGTTGCAGTATTATGGTTTGAAGAATTGGGATATCCCAAAAGGTTTTCTTTGTCCGCCTATTCCAGGACGAGCAGAGTATATTCATCAAGTTGCCGATATTTTAGAAGATACGTATGGCACGCTTCAAACGAATCATAAAATTCGCATTTTAGATGTCGGAATTGGAGCGAATTGTATTTATCCGATTATTGGTGTTTCAGAATACGATTGGCGTTTTGTGGGTAGCGAAGTCGACAAACAAGCTTTTGAAGCGGCTCAGGAAAACATCAATTCGAATCAGAAATTGAAAGAAAACGTTACGTTGCGATTACAAACATCCAAACGAAACATTTTCAAGAACATCATTCTTCCAGAAGATAAATTTGACATGACGATTTGCAATCCGCCTTTTCACAGTTCAAAAGAAGAAGCGAATAAAGGCACCATTCGTAAAAATAAAAACTTAGGTATTGAAGATTCGAAGAAACCAACGCTAAACTTTGGTGGCGTGAATTCCGAACTTTGGTGCGAAGGTGGCGAATTGACGTTCATCAGTAATATGATTTATGAAAGTGTGCATTTTAAAGCACAAGTCAAATGGTTTTCGTCGTTAGTTTCTAAAAAAGATAATTTGAAACCGTTGCTATCGCATCTTAAAAAAGTAAAAGCTACATATCAAATTACAGAAATGAAACATGGAAATAAAGTGAGTAGAATTTTGTTTTGGACTTTTAAAGAGTAA
- a CDS encoding DUF1569 domain-containing protein — MQELHKLLDQLESDIASFDKVNLAVSSGSVGWHMAHSLKTIDQIVSACKHSNPTEYQWRFNFKRLLIMSIMKKIPRGKAKAPKIVRPEGDISPETLSLDFVKVRKNLNDWDKLDKNAHFPHPFFGVLNKKETEIFLVLHTKHHVMIVKDILK, encoded by the coding sequence ATGCAGGAATTACACAAGCTTTTAGATCAATTAGAATCGGATATTGCGTCTTTTGATAAAGTGAATTTAGCGGTTTCTTCGGGAAGTGTGGGTTGGCATATGGCGCATAGCTTAAAAACGATTGACCAAATTGTTTCGGCTTGCAAACATTCGAACCCAACGGAATATCAATGGCGATTTAATTTTAAACGTCTTTTGATTATGTCAATCATGAAAAAAATTCCGAGAGGAAAAGCAAAAGCACCAAAAATCGTTAGACCTGAAGGTGACATTTCTCCAGAAACTTTGAGTTTAGATTTTGTAAAAGTGAGAAAAAATCTAAATGATTGGGATAAATTGGACAAAAATGCTCATTTTCCACATCCTTTTTTTGGGGTTTTAAATAAGAAGGAAACAGAGATTTTTTTAGTATTGCACACCAAACATCATGTAATGATTGTGAAGGATATTTTGAAATAA
- a CDS encoding DMT family transporter has translation MQNDNLKSYLHLHLIVFIWGFTAILGKLISLEALDLVWYRMLFASTIMTIVVVLSKEKVKVPLNVFIGFVVSGIIIATHWLTFYQAIKVSNVSITLACLSTGAFFASILEPIFYKRKIIWYELVFGLIVIAGLSIIFNVETKYKSGIYLAVTSAFLSALFSVINGKYAKEYSPNIISLYELSSGVFFLSIYLFFAGSFSPAFFAISINDLIWLFLLSSICTAYAFSASVKVMKYLSPFTVMLTINLEPIYGIILALMIFKDGEEMTPLFYVGALLILITVIANGIVKSKKKKQLITD, from the coding sequence ATGCAAAACGATAATTTAAAAAGCTATTTACATCTTCATCTCATTGTTTTTATTTGGGGATTTACCGCAATTCTAGGAAAACTAATTTCTTTAGAAGCTTTAGATTTAGTTTGGTATCGCATGCTTTTTGCTTCAACAATAATGACAATAGTGGTGGTTTTAAGCAAAGAAAAAGTAAAAGTTCCACTTAATGTATTCATTGGTTTTGTTGTTTCTGGGATTATTATTGCAACTCATTGGCTTACTTTTTACCAAGCTATTAAAGTTTCTAATGTGTCTATAACATTAGCTTGTTTGTCTACAGGTGCTTTTTTCGCTTCAATTTTAGAACCCATTTTTTATAAGAGAAAAATTATTTGGTATGAATTGGTTTTCGGTCTTATAGTAATAGCAGGTTTAAGTATCATTTTTAATGTAGAAACAAAATATAAATCTGGGATTTATTTGGCTGTTACCTCTGCTTTTTTATCCGCGTTATTTTCGGTTATTAATGGAAAATACGCTAAAGAATATAGTCCCAATATTATTTCCTTATACGAATTATCAAGTGGTGTTTTCTTTTTAAGTATTTATTTATTTTTTGCAGGAAGTTTTTCTCCCGCATTTTTTGCCATTTCAATTAATGATCTAATATGGTTGTTTTTGTTGTCTTCTATTTGTACCGCCTATGCTTTTTCGGCTTCGGTAAAAGTGATGAAATATTTAAGTCCTTTTACAGTGATGTTAACCATAAATTTAGAACCCATTTATGGAATCATTTTAGCATTGATGATTTTCAAAGATGGAGAAGAAATGACCCCTTTATTTTACGTGGGGGCATTACTTATTTTAATAACTGTAATTGCTAATGGAATAGTAAAAAGCAAGAAAAAGAAACAACTTATTACGGATTAA
- the rplT gene encoding 50S ribosomal protein L20, whose translation MPRSVNAVASKARKKRVLKQAKGFFGRRKNVWTVAKNAVEKAMAYAYRDRKQNKRNFRALWIMRINAGARLHGMSYSQFMGKLKANNIELNRKVLADLAMNHPAAFAAIVNKIK comes from the coding sequence ATGCCAAGATCAGTAAATGCTGTAGCATCAAAAGCTAGAAAAAAAAGAGTATTAAAACAAGCCAAAGGTTTCTTTGGAAGACGTAAAAACGTTTGGACTGTAGCTAAAAACGCGGTAGAAAAAGCAATGGCTTATGCTTACCGTGATAGAAAACAAAACAAAAGAAACTTCCGTGCATTATGGATTATGCGTATTAACGCTGGTGCTCGTTTACACGGAATGAGTTATTCTCAGTTTATGGGGAAATTAAAAGCTAACAATATCGAATTGAACCGTAAAGTTCTTGCTGATTTAGCTATGAATCACCCAGCAGCTTTCGCAGCTATCGTTAATAAAATTAAATAA
- a CDS encoding asparagine synthetase B, translated as MKFKGLNLIIVFFFLCSFSSRASFVLLPMEAEGQQNHLKAYGITYWALDKSYKVSWLLNYRGGSFLLPDAPEIRKECQIRGVTFEVLSDATANSILEDISSPSQNMETVVLEKAPKIAVYTPKGKQPWDDAVTMVLTYAEIPYTEIYDEEVLSDQLLLYDWLHLHHEDFTGQYGKFFGNYRNMPWYIQQKAEAEALAKKLGYNKVSEEKLAVAKKIRDFVIGGGFMFAMCSATDSFDIALSAEGVDICEPMFDGDDSDANYQAKIDYSNTFAFKDYTLVRNPMVYEFSDIDTTEEHGKGAFSMDKDYFTLMEYSAKWDPIPTMLCQNHTQLVKGFMGQTTAFDAEKIKSNVLVMGECKINGEARYIHGTKGKGMFTFYGGHDPEDYQHRVGDAPTVLDLHPNSPGYRLILNNVLFPAARKKKLKT; from the coding sequence ATGAAATTTAAAGGTCTCAACTTAATTATAGTATTCTTTTTTCTTTGCTCTTTTTCGAGTAGAGCTTCTTTCGTTTTATTACCCATGGAAGCCGAAGGACAACAAAATCACTTAAAGGCATACGGCATTACCTATTGGGCTTTAGATAAAAGTTACAAAGTAAGTTGGTTGTTAAACTACAGAGGCGGATCGTTTTTATTACCTGATGCCCCAGAAATAAGAAAAGAATGTCAAATTCGAGGTGTTACTTTTGAAGTTTTATCAGATGCCACTGCGAATTCTATTTTAGAAGATATTAGTTCGCCATCACAAAATATGGAAACGGTTGTATTAGAAAAAGCACCTAAAATTGCCGTTTATACGCCAAAAGGCAAACAACCTTGGGATGATGCCGTAACGATGGTGTTAACCTATGCCGAAATTCCCTATACCGAAATTTACGATGAGGAAGTATTGTCAGACCAACTATTATTATATGATTGGTTGCATTTACATCACGAAGATTTTACAGGTCAGTACGGAAAGTTTTTTGGGAATTATCGCAATATGCCGTGGTACATCCAACAAAAAGCAGAGGCTGAAGCTTTAGCAAAGAAATTGGGTTATAACAAAGTATCTGAAGAAAAATTAGCAGTAGCAAAGAAAATTAGAGATTTCGTAATCGGTGGCGGATTCATGTTTGCCATGTGTTCAGCAACCGATAGTTTTGATATTGCACTTTCAGCAGAAGGAGTTGATATTTGCGAACCCATGTTTGACGGCGATGATTCCGATGCCAATTATCAAGCTAAAATTGATTATTCCAATACCTTTGCGTTTAAAGATTATACTTTAGTTCGTAATCCAATGGTTTATGAATTTTCTGATATTGATACTACCGAAGAACATGGAAAAGGCGCTTTTTCAATGGATAAAGACTATTTTACTTTAATGGAATATTCGGCAAAATGGGATCCAATTCCAACGATGTTGTGTCAAAATCACACCCAATTGGTAAAAGGATTCATGGGGCAAACAACAGCTTTTGATGCTGAAAAAATAAAATCGAATGTCTTAGTAATGGGCGAATGTAAAATCAACGGTGAAGCTCGCTACATTCACGGAACCAAAGGAAAAGGAATGTTCACTTTTTACGGTGGTCACGACCCAGAAGATTACCAACATAGAGTAGGAGATGCACCAACGGTTTTAGATTTACATCCAAATTCTCCTGGATATCGTTTAATTCTAAATAATGTTTTGTTTCCAGCGGCTAGAAAGAAAAAGCTGAAAACGTAA
- the dnaB gene encoding replicative DNA helicase — translation MENVRNINPIKVDKTTIINLEKGKLPPQALDLEEAVLGAMMIDKKGVDEVIDILQPDAFYKDAHKYIFEAIVQLFNETQPIDLLTVSAQLKKNGKLELSGGDFYLIQLTQKISSSAHIEFHSRIILQKYIQRSLIKISSEIIEESYDESTDVFDLLDKAESKLYEVTQGNIKRSSETAQSLVIQAKKRIEEIAGKEGLSGIPTGFHDLDKLTSGWQPSDLIIVAARPGMGKTAFTLSMARNMAIDYGAPVAFFSLEMSSVQLITRLISSETGLSSEKLRTGKLEKHEWEQLSIKVKDLEKAPLYIDDTPSLSIFDLRAKARRLSSQYGIKMIVIDYLQLMTAGGNGKGGGNREQEISTISRNLKALAKELNVPVIALSQLSRAVETRGSSKRPLLSDLRESGAIEQDADIVSFIYRPEYYKIDEWDDEERSPTQGQAEFIVAKHRNGGLDNIRLKFVGSLGKFDNLDDFSTPFDSLPSKMNLDETNPFITPNLPTPNEAFGSTMNSYDDDSDVPF, via the coding sequence ATGGAAAATGTCAGAAATATAAACCCGATAAAAGTAGATAAAACTACAATTATCAATTTAGAAAAAGGAAAGTTACCTCCTCAAGCTTTAGACCTTGAAGAAGCAGTACTTGGTGCCATGATGATTGATAAAAAAGGGGTTGATGAAGTAATTGATATTTTACAACCAGATGCCTTTTATAAAGACGCACATAAGTACATTTTTGAAGCAATTGTGCAATTGTTTAATGAAACCCAACCAATTGACTTATTAACCGTTTCGGCTCAATTAAAGAAAAACGGAAAATTAGAACTATCTGGAGGCGATTTTTACTTAATTCAGTTGACACAAAAGATATCATCTTCTGCTCATATTGAATTTCACTCACGTATTATTCTTCAAAAGTACATTCAAAGAAGTTTAATTAAAATTTCAAGTGAAATTATTGAAGAATCGTATGATGAGTCAACGGATGTATTTGATTTATTAGACAAAGCGGAATCTAAATTATACGAAGTTACACAAGGTAACATCAAACGAAGTTCAGAAACGGCACAAAGTTTAGTAATTCAAGCAAAAAAACGAATTGAGGAAATTGCTGGTAAAGAAGGTTTAAGTGGAATCCCAACAGGTTTTCACGATTTGGATAAATTGACTTCAGGTTGGCAACCTTCTGATTTAATTATTGTGGCCGCTCGTCCTGGTATGGGTAAAACTGCGTTTACGCTTTCAATGGCAAGAAATATGGCAATTGATTATGGTGCGCCTGTTGCTTTTTTCTCATTAGAGATGTCGTCAGTTCAGTTAATAACACGTTTGATTTCTTCTGAAACCGGATTATCATCTGAGAAATTAAGAACAGGTAAATTAGAAAAACACGAGTGGGAGCAATTGTCTATCAAAGTGAAAGACTTGGAAAAAGCGCCATTATACATTGATGATACTCCTTCATTGTCAATCTTTGATTTACGTGCAAAAGCAAGACGACTTTCTTCTCAATACGGAATCAAAATGATTGTTATTGATTACCTTCAGTTAATGACAGCTGGTGGAAATGGAAAAGGAGGCGGAAATCGTGAACAAGAAATCTCAACCATTTCTCGAAATTTAAAAGCTTTGGCAAAAGAGTTAAATGTTCCAGTTATTGCTCTTTCTCAGTTATCGCGTGCTGTTGAAACTCGTGGTTCTAGTAAACGCCCATTACTTTCCGATTTAAGGGAATCAGGAGCTATTGAGCAAGATGCCGATATCGTATCGTTTATTTATCGCCCAGAATATTATAAAATTGACGAATGGGATGACGAAGAGCGCTCTCCAACGCAAGGTCAAGCTGAATTTATCGTGGCAAAACACCGTAATGGTGGATTAGATAATATTCGATTAAAATTTGTGGGAAGTTTAGGTAAGTTTGACAACTTGGATGATTTTAGTACTCCTTTTGATTCGTTACCTTCAAAAATGAATTTAGATGAAACGAATCCATTTATAACACCAAATTTACCAACACCAAACGAAGCATTTGGAAGCACAATGAATTCGTATGATGATGATTCAGATGTTCCTTTTTAA
- the rpmI gene encoding 50S ribosomal protein L35 encodes MPKMKTKSSAKKRFKVTGSGKIKRKHAFKSHILTKKSKKRKLALTHSTLVHPTDERSIKQQLNII; translated from the coding sequence ATGCCTAAAATGAAAACTAAATCTAGTGCTAAGAAACGTTTCAAAGTTACTGGCTCTGGAAAAATCAAAAGAAAGCACGCTTTTAAAAGTCACATTTTGACTAAAAAATCTAAAAAGCGTAAATTAGCTTTAACTCACTCAACTTTGGTTCACCCAACAGATGAGAGAAGTATTAAACAACAATTGAATATTATTTAA
- a CDS encoding sensor histidine kinase — MNNISLENKEIIQVVFFILLAFITMFLVLILFFYFSRKKVVLIEIEKKNLELKHQKELLHSVLITQEEERKRIAQDLHDDISSKLNVVSLNSHLLQTPNLNEDEQNNITNNIIELTQKALEESRRIAHDLLPPVLEKFGLHAGIEELVAEYNSTRSVKVSYENHIDFENYPVERHLHIFRILQELLNNSIRHGKATEISIHFTTFGQRKNFTYIDNGLGFDSSNNENSKGLGMKNIESRINFLGGDFNFYSRPNEGVKMEFNFD; from the coding sequence ATGAATAATATTAGCTTAGAAAATAAAGAAATAATTCAAGTAGTGTTTTTTATTCTACTTGCTTTTATTACAATGTTTTTGGTATTGATACTGTTTTTTTATTTTTCTAGAAAAAAGGTAGTTCTGATTGAAATTGAAAAGAAAAATTTAGAATTAAAACATCAAAAAGAACTATTACATTCGGTTTTAATTACACAAGAAGAAGAACGTAAACGTATTGCCCAAGATTTACATGATGATATTAGCTCAAAGCTTAATGTAGTTTCATTAAATAGTCATTTACTACAAACCCCAAATTTAAATGAAGATGAGCAAAATAATATCACTAACAATATTATAGAGTTAACTCAAAAAGCGTTAGAAGAATCTAGACGAATTGCTCATGATTTATTGCCTCCGGTTTTAGAAAAATTTGGACTTCATGCCGGAATTGAAGAATTAGTAGCAGAATATAACAGTACACGTTCTGTAAAAGTTTCTTATGAAAATCATATCGATTTTGAAAACTATCCTGTTGAAAGACATTTGCATATATTTAGAATACTTCAAGAATTGTTAAATAATTCAATTCGTCATGGAAAAGCTACTGAAATCTCAATTCATTTTACTACCTTCGGACAACGAAAAAACTTTACTTACATTGATAACGGACTAGGGTTTGATAGTTCTAACAATGAAAATAGTAAAGGTTTGGGAATGAAGAATATTGAAAGTAGAATAAACTTTTTAGGAGGCGATTTCAACTTTTATTCAAGACCCAATGAAGGAGTAAAAATGGAATTTAATTTCGACTAA
- the tgt gene encoding tRNA guanosine(34) transglycosylase Tgt encodes MKFDLITKDPKSKARAGKITTDHGVIETPIFMPVGTVASVKGVHQRELKQDINPDIILGNTYHLYLRPQTKILEAAGGLHKFMNWDRNILTDSGGYQVYSLSGRRKIKEEGVKFKSHIDGSYHFFSPENVMEIQRSIGADIIMAFDECTPYPCDYRYAKRSMHMTHRWLDRCITHLDKLPFKYGYEQTFFPIVQGSTFKDLRQQSAEYIANVGAEGNAIGGLSVGEPAEEMYAMTEVVTAILPEDKPRYLMGVGTPINILENIALGIDMFDCVMPTRNARNGMLFTAHGSINIKNKKWEADFSPIDEMGHTWVDTEYSKAYLRHLFAANEFLGKQIATIHNLGFYMWLVREARRQIVAGTFREWKDKMVIQMNQRL; translated from the coding sequence ATGAAGTTTGATTTAATTACAAAAGACCCAAAAAGTAAAGCTAGAGCAGGAAAAATAACTACAGATCATGGTGTTATTGAAACCCCAATTTTTATGCCTGTAGGAACTGTTGCCTCTGTAAAAGGAGTACACCAACGCGAACTAAAACAAGATATAAACCCAGATATTATTTTAGGGAATACCTATCATTTATATTTAAGACCTCAAACCAAAATTTTAGAAGCAGCTGGAGGTTTGCATAAATTCATGAATTGGGATAGAAACATCCTTACCGATTCAGGTGGTTATCAAGTGTATTCGTTATCCGGGAGAAGAAAAATTAAAGAAGAAGGAGTAAAATTCAAATCGCATATTGATGGTTCGTATCATTTCTTTTCGCCAGAAAATGTAATGGAAATTCAAAGAAGTATTGGGGCTGATATCATAATGGCATTTGACGAATGTACACCTTATCCATGCGATTATCGTTATGCAAAACGTTCAATGCACATGACACATCGTTGGTTAGATCGTTGTATTACCCATTTGGATAAATTGCCTTTCAAATACGGATACGAACAAACGTTTTTTCCAATTGTCCAAGGAAGTACATTTAAAGATTTACGTCAACAATCGGCAGAATATATTGCAAATGTAGGGGCTGAAGGAAATGCTATTGGAGGACTTTCAGTAGGAGAGCCAGCAGAGGAAATGTACGCAATGACAGAAGTAGTAACGGCTATTCTTCCTGAAGACAAACCAAGATATTTAATGGGAGTAGGAACACCAATCAATATTTTAGAAAATATCGCGTTAGGTATTGATATGTTTGATTGTGTTATGCCAACACGTAACGCCAGAAACGGAATGTTATTCACAGCTCATGGTTCTATAAACATTAAAAATAAAAAGTGGGAAGCTGATTTTTCTCCAATTGATGAAATGGGTCACACTTGGGTAGATACCGAATATTCAAAAGCGTATTTAAGACACCTTTTTGCAGCAAATGAATTCTTAGGAAAACAAATCGCTACGATTCACAATTTAGGTTTTTACATGTGGTTAGTGCGTGAAGCAAGAAGACAAATTGTAGCAGGAACATTCAGAGAGTGGAAAGACAAAATGGTGATTCAAATGAATCAACGTTTATAA
- a CDS encoding acetyl-CoA carboxylase carboxyltransferase subunit alpha codes for MEYLDFELPIKELEDQLDKCQIIGQESDVDVSNTCKQIEKKLEETKKKIYKNLTAWQRVQLSRHPNRPYTLEYIENLTKGTFLELFGDRNFKDDKAMVGGLGQINGQSFMIIGQQKGVNTKMRQYRNFGMANPEGYRKALRLMKMAEKFNIPVLTLIDTPGAYPGLEAEERGQGEAIARNIFEMARLQTPIISIIIGEGASGGALGIGVGNKVYMLENTWYSVISPESCSSILWRSWEYKEQAAEALKLTSIDMKKQKLIDDIIPEPLGGAHYDKETTFKTVAEYVSKAYNELKDLSTKELVAQRMDKYSKMGEFKE; via the coding sequence ATGGAATATTTAGATTTTGAATTACCAATTAAAGAGCTTGAAGACCAATTAGATAAATGTCAAATCATTGGGCAAGAATCAGATGTTGATGTTTCGAATACATGCAAACAAATTGAAAAAAAGTTAGAAGAAACTAAAAAGAAAATATACAAAAATCTTACTGCTTGGCAACGTGTACAGTTATCACGTCATCCAAACCGTCCTTATACTTTAGAATACATTGAAAATCTTACAAAAGGTACTTTTTTAGAGCTTTTTGGAGATAGAAATTTTAAAGACGACAAAGCCATGGTAGGTGGATTAGGTCAAATTAACGGACAATCTTTCATGATTATTGGTCAGCAAAAAGGAGTGAATACTAAAATGCGCCAATATAGAAATTTTGGTATGGCCAATCCAGAAGGATACCGTAAAGCCTTACGTCTAATGAAAATGGCGGAAAAATTCAATATTCCAGTGTTAACATTAATTGACACTCCAGGTGCTTATCCAGGTTTAGAAGCTGAAGAAAGAGGACAAGGTGAAGCTATTGCAAGAAATATTTTTGAGATGGCACGTTTACAAACACCTATTATTTCAATCATTATTGGAGAAGGTGCTTCTGGAGGCGCATTAGGAATTGGTGTTGGAAATAAAGTGTACATGCTAGAAAATACTTGGTATTCTGTAATTTCTCCTGAATCTTGTTCGTCTATTTTATGGAGAAGTTGGGAATATAAAGAACAAGCTGCTGAAGCTTTAAAATTAACGTCAATTGACATGAAAAAGCAAAAGTTAATTGATGATATTATCCCTGAGCCTCTTGGTGGTGCTCATTATGATAAAGAAACTACATTTAAAACGGTAGCTGAATATGTATCCAAAGCTTATAATGAATTAAAAGATTTATCAACAAAAGAATTGGTAGCTCAGCGAATGGATAAGTATAGTAAAATGGGTGAATTCAAAGAGTAG